A window of the Sporosarcina sp. FSL K6-2383 genome harbors these coding sequences:
- the hutG gene encoding formimidoylglutamase, producing the protein MLKKINPALWSGRTDHLDNRESFRYHQVVDFSNIASSPKTCAIIGFQCEEGVRRNNGRLGAAQAPDALRSELAKLPWRAVEGQRLVDIGNIECQDSHLEQAQQHLGDVVAELLTKEITPIILGGGHETAYGHYLGVRKFIGKEASLGIINIDAHFDLRPYDEQSSSGTMFKQILDNGENTSYFVAGIQRYGNTQELFNRADELGVAYLYEDDMDSLPEELDQFISQHDFIFLTLCTDVLNAAFAPGVSAPSPFGLEPAVVRSIIQKVTSHDKTLSFDISEVNPTLDENNRTVRLGAYLVNEAIMGFLR; encoded by the coding sequence TTGTTAAAGAAAATAAATCCAGCGTTGTGGTCTGGACGTACGGACCATTTAGACAACAGAGAGAGTTTTCGGTATCACCAAGTAGTAGATTTTTCTAACATAGCTTCTTCTCCCAAGACATGCGCTATTATCGGCTTTCAATGCGAGGAAGGCGTTCGTCGCAATAACGGGCGGCTTGGCGCAGCACAAGCACCTGATGCACTGCGAAGCGAGCTGGCGAAATTACCTTGGAGAGCGGTGGAGGGGCAACGACTTGTTGACATCGGCAATATTGAATGTCAGGACAGTCACCTCGAACAAGCCCAACAACATTTAGGCGACGTTGTGGCTGAACTGCTTACTAAAGAAATAACCCCTATCATTTTAGGAGGCGGTCATGAAACAGCTTATGGACATTACCTCGGCGTTCGGAAATTCATCGGCAAAGAAGCTTCACTCGGTATCATCAACATTGACGCCCATTTTGACTTACGCCCTTACGACGAACAATCATCATCGGGTACGATGTTTAAACAAATTTTAGATAACGGTGAGAATACTAGCTATTTTGTTGCCGGTATTCAGCGTTATGGGAATACACAAGAATTGTTCAATCGTGCAGACGAACTTGGTGTCGCCTATCTATACGAGGATGACATGGATTCTTTACCTGAAGAACTCGACCAATTCATCAGCCAGCATGACTTTATTTTTCTAACCTTATGCACAGATGTCCTAAACGCCGCCTTTGCGCCGGGCGTTAGTGCACCGTCCCCATTCGGTTTAGAGCCAGCTGTTGTCCGCTCCATCATCCAAAAAGTTACTTCACACGACAAAACACTATCTTTTGATATTTCGGAAGTAAACCCGACTTTGGATGAAAACAATCGTACCGTGAGGCTTGGCGCATACTTGGTGAACGAGGCGATTATGGGGTTTCTAAGGTAA
- a CDS encoding SEC-C metal-binding domain-containing protein, translated as MIGRNDPCTCGSGKKYKKCCGSKGTDLVEMLVNEELDRVLLDYFADYPKGDNRSEMMRLMREWVIRLKDSWEEEHIEEAASEFYLFIHNKEVWRTYVSEQLKQAKRESVAAVLQVWNEPFMLLAEITDVEPDMLKVQELFGDNSYHVTRNEGMPADVGTLLFGTVLRDPRKVADAIAPISSMMFLAKWSKQTKASLVELREAVADKTQEQFIVDHALDIYELFIKRSMASMTEIVEEVLAPSQLSALQAMEATLRDLEQTTESREIMHKLAVAYFMNENKDVPVEADFLAATVKTGISIGIVHGTGLEEETIVQKYGASTEGMKVYVEELEGLYAEMMNSGDEPIAAQLYDIGTDPKPSEKALWETSMTTAGVVQPERKPSVAEGRAQLLAYEAYAAETEEGRQKLAASALEIGPNNPDALLLQVEVEQDATVAAELYEKAIHHASKIFEPGENPWQNIPNRPFMRAAFAYGAHLFCAGDYHEAAGVFLDLIKLNWNDNQGARYEAVASLIHAGRYNEAAEIMVRYEKGSQHDATYLYLDWKLELEASKGESAEADGMLKLAAKANSHVINLKTFKAKTIDYPRYQEIQPGSEAEARYIWLLVNGVN; from the coding sequence ATGATTGGAAGAAATGATCCTTGTACATGCGGTAGTGGAAAGAAATATAAGAAGTGCTGTGGTTCAAAAGGGACGGATCTCGTTGAAATGCTGGTCAATGAAGAGCTGGATAGAGTGCTTCTCGATTATTTTGCTGACTACCCAAAAGGTGATAATCGCAGTGAAATGATGCGTTTGATGCGGGAGTGGGTCATTCGCTTGAAAGATAGCTGGGAAGAAGAGCATATTGAAGAAGCGGCAAGTGAGTTTTATTTATTCATTCATAATAAAGAGGTTTGGCGTACATATGTAAGTGAGCAGTTGAAACAGGCAAAGCGCGAGTCAGTCGCTGCGGTTTTGCAAGTATGGAATGAGCCGTTTATGTTATTGGCGGAGATTACGGATGTTGAGCCGGACATGTTGAAGGTGCAGGAGTTATTCGGCGATAACAGCTATCATGTGACGCGTAACGAAGGAATGCCGGCGGATGTCGGGACGTTATTATTTGGTACAGTGCTGCGTGATCCACGGAAAGTGGCAGATGCCATTGCGCCCATATCGTCGATGATGTTTTTGGCGAAGTGGAGTAAGCAGACGAAGGCGTCGTTAGTTGAATTAAGGGAAGCAGTTGCAGATAAGACGCAGGAACAATTCATAGTGGATCATGCGCTTGATATTTATGAGCTGTTCATCAAACGGAGTATGGCGTCGATGACTGAAATCGTGGAAGAAGTGTTGGCACCATCGCAGTTGAGTGCATTACAAGCGATGGAAGCTACTTTACGCGATTTGGAGCAAACGACGGAGTCGCGCGAAATTATGCATAAGTTAGCGGTTGCATACTTCATGAATGAGAATAAGGACGTGCCGGTGGAAGCCGATTTTCTTGCGGCTACAGTTAAAACAGGTATTTCAATCGGTATTGTCCACGGTACTGGTTTAGAAGAGGAAACGATTGTGCAGAAATATGGTGCTTCAACTGAAGGTATGAAGGTTTATGTTGAGGAGCTTGAGGGGCTTTATGCGGAGATGATGAACAGTGGGGACGAGCCGATAGCAGCACAATTATATGATATTGGGACGGATCCAAAGCCATCAGAAAAAGCATTGTGGGAAACGTCGATGACGACAGCGGGTGTTGTGCAACCTGAACGAAAACCAAGTGTTGCGGAAGGGCGTGCACAGTTGTTGGCGTATGAGGCTTATGCGGCTGAAACGGAAGAAGGGCGCCAGAAATTGGCGGCTAGCGCACTGGAAATTGGACCGAACAATCCTGATGCATTGTTGCTGCAAGTTGAAGTGGAGCAGGATGCTACGGTGGCAGCTGAGCTATATGAAAAAGCCATTCATCATGCGAGTAAGATATTTGAGCCGGGAGAAAATCCGTGGCAAAATATCCCGAACCGTCCATTTATGCGTGCGGCATTTGCGTATGGTGCGCATTTATTTTGCGCAGGTGATTACCATGAGGCAGCGGGCGTGTTTTTGGATCTTATCAAACTAAATTGGAATGATAATCAAGGGGCAAGATATGAAGCGGTTGCGTCACTTATTCATGCGGGACGTTATAATGAGGCAGCAGAAATTATGGTACGCTATGAAAAAGGATCACAGCATGATGCAACGTATTTGTATTTAGATTGGAAGCTTGAACTAGAAGCGTCGAAGGGCGAATCAGCGGAAGCGGATGGTATGTTGAAGTTGGCGGCAAAGGCAAATAGTCACGTCATTAACTTGAAAACGTTTAAGGCGAAAACAATTGATTATCCGCGATATCAAGAAATTCAGCCAGGCAGTGAAGCTGAAGCGAGATACATTTGGTTGTTGGTAAATGGTGTGAATTAA
- a CDS encoding TIGR00266 family protein translates to MNNHEIDYKLYGDDMQFVEIELDPQETVVAEAGSLMMMVDGIKMETIFGDGSKSSGAGGLMGKLMGAGKRVLTGESLFMTTFTNDGVGKKHVYFASPYPGKIIPMDLSQYKGKIICQKDAFLAAAKGVSVGIEFQRKLGAGFFGGEGFIMQKLEGDGMAFVHAGGTIIEYKLDPGEILRVDTGCLVAMTQEVNYDIEMVKGVKTALFGGEGLFFATLKGPGTVWVQSLPFSRLASRVFAAAPQGGGKSTGEGSIAGGLFDLLGGK, encoded by the coding sequence ATGAACAATCACGAAATTGATTACAAGCTATACGGTGATGACATGCAGTTCGTAGAAATCGAGCTCGATCCGCAAGAAACAGTAGTAGCAGAAGCGGGCTCCCTCATGATGATGGTAGACGGCATCAAGATGGAAACCATTTTCGGAGATGGTTCTAAATCATCTGGCGCCGGCGGACTCATGGGCAAACTGATGGGTGCTGGAAAACGAGTATTAACAGGAGAAAGTTTATTCATGACGACATTCACCAATGACGGCGTCGGGAAAAAGCATGTCTATTTTGCATCGCCTTATCCCGGGAAAATTATCCCTATGGATTTGAGTCAATACAAAGGCAAAATCATCTGTCAAAAAGACGCTTTCCTTGCTGCGGCGAAGGGGGTTTCTGTCGGCATCGAATTTCAACGTAAACTTGGTGCTGGCTTTTTCGGTGGAGAAGGCTTCATCATGCAGAAACTCGAAGGCGATGGCATGGCATTTGTTCATGCCGGTGGGACCATTATTGAATACAAGCTCGACCCCGGTGAAATATTACGCGTCGATACAGGCTGTCTCGTTGCGATGACACAAGAAGTCAATTATGATATCGAAATGGTCAAAGGTGTAAAAACAGCATTATTCGGCGGTGAAGGACTCTTTTTTGCTACACTAAAAGGACCGGGAACCGTATGGGTTCAGTCATTGCCATTCTCTAGACTTGCTAGCCGTGTGTTTGCTGCTGCTCCACAAGGCGGCGGAAAATCAACTGGTGAAGGTAGTATCGCAGGCGGGTTATTCGACTTACTTGGTGGGAAATAA
- a CDS encoding TetR/AcrR family transcriptional regulator: protein MNNRKRQVLVVARRLFAEKGFTATSVQDILDASQISKGTFYNYFTSKNECLMAMLEYAHEEATIKRRELLIGQDIRDKNILAEQIVVRMHVNRAHNLLPIYESVFNSGDQVLKSFIVKHHFMEISWLTERLVDVYGEEAQTYAPDCAVILMGMMQHLIHFWNASSTEKIDIQRLAQFTTRRIDAIISDMMEKSDTLLGAGLFDNLQSTDETKLDEKTMLITQLTRFLEQFKNDSMPSDVQYTQFLLDEIRSAQPRVFILETVTRSFHETFSDTNFESDAREIVTYLWKFIDTLKKDE from the coding sequence ATGAATAATCGTAAACGCCAGGTTTTAGTCGTTGCTCGCCGACTTTTTGCAGAAAAAGGATTTACAGCGACATCTGTACAGGATATTTTAGATGCTTCCCAAATTTCCAAAGGGACTTTTTATAATTATTTCACATCAAAAAATGAATGCCTCATGGCGATGTTAGAATATGCTCACGAAGAAGCTACCATTAAAAGAAGAGAGCTGTTAATTGGGCAAGACATTCGAGATAAAAATATCTTGGCTGAGCAAATTGTTGTTCGTATGCACGTCAATCGTGCGCATAATCTGCTACCAATTTACGAATCCGTTTTCAACTCGGGCGACCAAGTCTTGAAATCCTTCATCGTTAAGCATCATTTCATGGAGATTTCCTGGTTGACCGAAAGATTGGTGGATGTCTATGGGGAAGAGGCGCAAACGTATGCACCTGACTGTGCAGTTATTCTCATGGGCATGATGCAACATCTCATTCATTTTTGGAATGCCAGTTCAACAGAGAAAATCGATATCCAGCGGCTCGCACAATTTACAACAAGACGTATTGACGCCATTATTAGTGATATGATGGAAAAAAGTGACACATTACTCGGGGCAGGTTTGTTCGATAATTTACAGTCTACAGATGAAACAAAGTTGGATGAAAAAACTATGCTAATCACGCAATTGACTCGATTTCTTGAACAGTTTAAAAACGATTCCATGCCAAGTGACGTTCAGTATACACAATTTTTATTGGATGAAATTCGTTCAGCACAACCTCGCGTATTCATTTTAGAAACGGTCACTCGTTCTTTCCATGAGACATTCAGCGATACAAACTTTGAATCGGATGCGCGTGAAATCGTTACATACTTATGGAAATTCATTGATACGTTAAAAAAAGATGAGTGA
- a CDS encoding DHA2 family efflux MFS transporter permease subunit: protein MDIKKMHEKPPYGMIAILFIGAFVALLNNTLLNIALPTIMVEFDVKPSVVQWLTTGYMLINGILIPASAFFIQKFTNRGVFITAMASFTLGTLLAMLAPSFGVLVAARMIQAVGSAMMMPLLMNVMLTAFPIERRGTAMGIFGLVMFTAPAIGPTLSGWVIEHYTWRTLFGIVLPFAILTLLYAFFKLRNITPNRNVKLDVFSLVLSSVGFGGLLYGFSSAGDKGWDAPIVYGTIIIGVIALVTFIGRQLWMDDPMLDFKIYKHPMFALSSAISIVLSIAMFSGMILTPLYVQTIRGISPFHSGILMLPGAIVMGLMSPITGRLFDKYGPKGLAIIGLTITTVSTYYLSKLGMESGYYYLMMIYTVRMFGISMVMMPIMTNGLNQLPMISNPHGTAMNNTLQQVSGAIGSAVLLTIMTKRMESTGAGLFAEAQASGNAPTTAEGLALLKEQIETQAMLDGINFSFFISTIVAIIALVLTFFVKRVTPPKNSMSLDKSQEIKA, encoded by the coding sequence ATGGATATTAAAAAAATGCACGAGAAACCGCCTTATGGCATGATAGCGATTTTGTTTATAGGGGCATTCGTCGCTTTATTGAATAACACATTGTTGAACATTGCACTACCGACAATTATGGTTGAGTTCGATGTCAAACCATCTGTCGTCCAATGGTTGACGACGGGCTATATGCTGATCAACGGTATTTTAATACCGGCCAGCGCGTTCTTCATACAGAAGTTTACAAATCGTGGAGTATTTATAACAGCTATGGCGTCGTTCACATTAGGAACACTACTTGCCATGCTTGCACCGTCATTTGGGGTGTTGGTGGCTGCTCGAATGATTCAAGCTGTAGGATCTGCGATGATGATGCCACTGCTTATGAACGTTATGCTAACGGCATTTCCGATTGAACGAAGAGGAACTGCGATGGGGATTTTTGGTCTTGTCATGTTTACGGCACCAGCGATTGGTCCAACGTTATCGGGCTGGGTTATTGAACATTACACATGGCGTACACTTTTCGGTATTGTTTTACCGTTTGCGATTTTGACACTCCTTTACGCATTCTTTAAATTGCGTAATATTACACCGAATCGTAACGTGAAATTAGATGTCTTTTCACTTGTTTTGTCGAGTGTTGGTTTTGGTGGTCTCCTTTACGGATTCAGTTCAGCGGGTGATAAAGGATGGGATGCGCCGATTGTTTATGGAACAATTATTATTGGTGTAATCGCACTTGTAACCTTTATTGGGCGTCAGCTGTGGATGGATGATCCAATGTTGGATTTCAAGATTTACAAACATCCAATGTTTGCTTTATCATCAGCGATTTCAATTGTTTTATCAATTGCGATGTTTTCAGGAATGATTCTGACACCACTTTATGTTCAGACGATACGTGGTATTTCACCATTCCACTCAGGCATTCTCATGTTGCCAGGTGCGATTGTTATGGGGCTAATGTCACCGATTACGGGCCGCTTATTTGATAAATATGGTCCGAAAGGTTTGGCGATTATTGGTCTTACCATTACAACTGTTTCAACATACTATTTAAGTAAACTAGGTATGGAATCGGGTTATTACTATCTTATGATGATCTACACAGTCCGCATGTTCGGGATTTCTATGGTTATGATGCCGATTATGACAAACGGATTGAATCAGCTGCCGATGATTTCAAATCCACATGGAACGGCTATGAATAATACATTGCAACAAGTGTCCGGTGCTATCGGATCTGCAGTTTTGTTAACAATTATGACGAAGCGGATGGAGTCAACAGGGGCTGGACTATTTGCTGAAGCTCAAGCATCTGGAAATGCTCCAACGACTGCTGAAGGGCTTGCGCTATTAAAGGAACAGATTGAAACGCAAGCAATGCTGGATGGCATTAACTTCTCGTTCTTTATATCAACAATCGTTGCAATTATTGCCTTAGTTTTAACGTTCTTCGTGAAGCGAGTTACACCGCCGAAGAATTCGATGTCGTTAGATAAATCACAGGAAATCAAAGCATAA
- a CDS encoding aldehyde dehydrogenase family protein, whose protein sequence is MQLNNYIGGAWQGAEGADYIAVTNPANGVELAQVRLSTAEDVDRAVKAAKEAQKKWALVPAPKRADYLYEIGRLMKDKKEHLAQVLTKEMGKVIEEARGEVQEGIDMALYMAGEGRRLFGETVPSELQDKFAMSVRAPIGVVGLITPWNFPVAIATWKSFPAIVAGNTFVWKPATETPMMAYEMALIFEQAGLPAGVANIVFGAGSTVGTAMIEHPDVRVISFTGSTETGRHVAETGGRHLKKVSLEMGGKNAVIVMDDADIDLAVEGILWSAFGTAGQRCTACSRVIVHKDVKKELEEKLVAAMQGLSIGDGLDESVKIGPVINHQALEKIHSYVGIGQEEGAKLLAGGNILTDGDLATGHYYEPTLFTDVKWDSRLAQEEIFGPVVSLIEISSLDEAIEVNNSVKYGLSSSIFSRDVNQVFRAQRDLDTGIVYINAGTTGAEIHLPFGGTKGTGNGHRDSGVAALDVFTEWKSIYVDYSGKLQRAQIDTE, encoded by the coding sequence ATGCAACTGAACAACTATATCGGAGGCGCGTGGCAAGGTGCGGAGGGAGCAGATTACATAGCTGTTACCAATCCGGCAAATGGCGTGGAATTGGCACAGGTAAGGCTATCGACAGCAGAAGATGTGGATAGAGCAGTGAAGGCAGCGAAAGAGGCGCAGAAGAAATGGGCACTTGTTCCAGCACCGAAACGCGCAGATTATTTATATGAAATCGGACGTTTAATGAAAGATAAGAAAGAGCATCTAGCGCAAGTGTTGACGAAGGAAATGGGCAAGGTCATTGAAGAGGCTCGGGGAGAAGTGCAGGAAGGTATTGATATGGCACTTTATATGGCTGGTGAAGGGCGTCGTTTGTTTGGAGAAACAGTGCCGTCCGAGCTGCAAGATAAATTTGCGATGAGTGTGCGTGCGCCAATTGGGGTTGTTGGCCTGATCACACCGTGGAATTTTCCAGTAGCTATTGCGACATGGAAGTCATTCCCAGCAATTGTTGCGGGCAACACATTTGTCTGGAAACCAGCGACAGAAACACCGATGATGGCGTATGAAATGGCACTTATTTTTGAACAAGCAGGGCTGCCTGCTGGTGTTGCGAATATTGTATTTGGTGCGGGCTCAACGGTGGGCACTGCGATGATTGAACATCCTGACGTGCGTGTCATTTCATTCACGGGGTCAACGGAAACGGGGCGTCATGTGGCTGAAACGGGTGGACGTCATTTGAAAAAGGTCTCACTTGAAATGGGCGGGAAGAATGCGGTCATCGTGATGGATGATGCGGATATCGATCTCGCGGTGGAAGGGATTTTGTGGAGTGCTTTTGGTACAGCGGGTCAGCGTTGCACGGCATGCAGCCGTGTTATTGTGCATAAAGATGTGAAGAAGGAACTTGAGGAAAAGCTTGTGGCTGCGATGCAAGGCTTGTCGATTGGCGATGGATTAGACGAGTCGGTGAAGATTGGTCCAGTTATTAATCACCAGGCGCTTGAGAAAATTCACAGCTATGTAGGCATTGGTCAAGAAGAAGGTGCGAAACTGCTGGCGGGGGGTAATATACTGACAGACGGGGATCTTGCAACTGGGCATTATTATGAACCGACGTTATTTACAGATGTGAAATGGGATAGCAGGCTAGCACAGGAAGAAATTTTTGGACCAGTTGTGTCGTTGATTGAAATCAGTAGTTTAGATGAAGCGATTGAAGTGAATAACAGTGTGAAATATGGACTTTCAAGCTCGATTTTCTCGCGAGATGTCAATCAGGTGTTCCGAGCACAGCGTGATTTGGATACGGGAATTGTCTATATCAATGCCGGAACGACGGGGGCTGAAATTCATCTACCGTTCGGCGGAACAAAAGGGACGGGAAATGGTCACCGGGATTCGGGCGTAGCTGCACTTGACGTTTTTACAGAGTGGAAGAGTATCTATGTAGATTACAGTGGGAAATTGCAACGGGCGCAGATTGACACGGAATAA
- a CDS encoding saccharopine dehydrogenase C-terminal domain-containing protein: MKVVILGAGLMGKEAARDLVKSDDVERVYLADLNVRQAENFAEELMSDKLDILLLDATNDVQLRDVMALGDVVINALFYTFNEKVARLAVEIGVHSIDLGGHIGGATDAVLGLAEQAAAKGVTIIPDLGVAPGMINILTGYGAEKLDKVDSIKLYVGGIPVNPEPPLNYNVVFSLEGVFDHYTDSSHVIRGGQLLEVPSLSEVEPIYFEKYGELEAFHTSGGTSTLTKSFPDVTTLEYKTIRYKGHAEKFQLLVDLGLLARDSEVVVAGNKVKVRDVMRELLSPQLRLGDKSDAVLLRVIVSGDKNGSPVTYEYDLVTEKDTTVNETAMARATANTISVVAQMIGNGTITKRGVHPPENIVPGALYMEEMKKRGVIIVETVETNNVSA, translated from the coding sequence GTGAAAGTCGTTATACTTGGTGCAGGTTTGATGGGGAAAGAGGCGGCACGTGATCTAGTGAAAAGTGACGATGTGGAGAGAGTCTATTTGGCCGACTTGAATGTACGTCAAGCAGAGAATTTTGCGGAAGAGCTGATGTCCGACAAACTTGATATTCTTCTGTTGGATGCGACAAATGATGTGCAATTACGCGATGTCATGGCACTTGGCGATGTCGTTATCAATGCACTGTTCTATACATTCAATGAAAAAGTGGCAAGGCTAGCGGTGGAGATAGGTGTCCACTCCATTGATCTTGGCGGTCATATCGGTGGTGCAACGGATGCGGTTCTTGGGCTCGCAGAACAGGCGGCTGCGAAAGGTGTCACGATTATTCCTGATCTCGGGGTAGCACCAGGAATGATTAATATATTGACGGGCTATGGTGCAGAGAAGCTGGACAAAGTAGATTCCATTAAATTATATGTGGGTGGTATTCCGGTGAATCCAGAGCCTCCGCTTAATTATAATGTTGTGTTTTCATTGGAGGGCGTGTTTGATCATTATACAGATTCTTCTCATGTCATTCGCGGTGGTCAGCTGTTGGAAGTCCCTTCATTATCCGAAGTTGAACCGATATATTTTGAAAAATACGGGGAATTGGAGGCATTCCACACATCAGGTGGCACGTCGACATTGACGAAGTCATTCCCGGATGTGACTACGCTTGAATATAAAACGATTCGCTATAAAGGCCATGCAGAAAAGTTTCAATTGCTCGTTGATCTCGGTTTATTAGCACGTGATAGCGAGGTCGTTGTTGCGGGGAATAAAGTAAAGGTAAGAGATGTTATGAGGGAGCTGTTGTCGCCGCAACTTAGACTTGGCGATAAATCGGATGCCGTGCTACTACGCGTAATTGTTAGTGGTGATAAGAATGGCTCCCCTGTGACATATGAATACGATTTGGTTACGGAAAAAGATACAACGGTCAATGAAACAGCGATGGCTCGAGCGACAGCGAATACCATTTCTGTTGTTGCACAGATGATTGGAAACGGGACGATTACCAAGCGCGGGGTTCATCCACCAGAAAATATTGTGCCGGGTGCATTATATATGGAGGAAATGAAAAAGCGTGGTGTCATTATTGTAGAAACAGTGGAGACGAATAATGTTTCCGCTTGA
- a CDS encoding acyl-CoA dehydrogenase family protein: MDFGFTEEQIMLRKTARQFVDEEIMPHIQGWDADGGFDPAIWKKLADLGFMGVCVPEQYGGSGMDYNSLAILCEELERGDTAFRTAVSVHIGLNSMTLMQWGTEAQKQKYLIPQAEGKKIGAFGLTEPGAGSDVAAMATTAVRDGDDYVLNGQKTWISLCDVADHFLVFAYTDKAKKHHGISAFIVERTTPGFSSKAIKGKYGIRAGNTGELFFEDMRVPAANLLGAEGEGFKIAMAALDNGRFTVAAGAVGLIMGCLEESVKYCHARETFGKSIGKHQLVQQMIANMEAGYQMSRLLVYRAGDMKNKGLRNTRETSLAKWQACDFANKAADDAFQIHGAYGYSDEYPVARFLRNSKAPVIYEGTREIHTIMQAEYVLGYREDKKLNNMLPEWPFE; encoded by the coding sequence ATGGATTTCGGATTCACGGAAGAACAGATTATGCTGAGGAAAACGGCACGTCAGTTTGTGGATGAAGAAATTATGCCGCATATTCAGGGATGGGATGCGGATGGTGGGTTTGATCCTGCCATTTGGAAAAAGCTTGCGGATCTTGGTTTCATGGGTGTTTGTGTACCTGAACAATACGGCGGTAGCGGCATGGATTATAATTCGCTGGCCATTTTATGTGAGGAATTAGAGCGTGGGGATACGGCGTTTCGAACCGCAGTATCTGTGCATATCGGATTGAATTCGATGACGCTGATGCAGTGGGGGACGGAGGCGCAGAAACAGAAATACTTAATTCCGCAGGCGGAGGGTAAGAAAATTGGTGCCTTTGGATTAACGGAGCCGGGTGCGGGGTCGGATGTTGCGGCGATGGCGACGACTGCTGTGCGCGACGGAGATGACTATGTGTTGAATGGCCAGAAGACATGGATTTCCCTTTGTGATGTGGCGGATCATTTCCTTGTTTTTGCTTACACGGATAAAGCAAAGAAACATCATGGTATTAGTGCATTCATCGTTGAGCGAACAACGCCGGGCTTTTCATCGAAAGCGATTAAAGGGAAGTACGGTATTCGGGCAGGCAACACGGGCGAGCTGTTTTTCGAGGATATGCGTGTGCCAGCTGCTAATTTGTTAGGGGCAGAAGGGGAAGGCTTCAAAATTGCGATGGCGGCACTTGATAATGGGCGCTTCACGGTGGCAGCGGGAGCGGTGGGGTTGATCATGGGCTGTCTTGAAGAAAGTGTGAAATATTGTCATGCACGCGAAACCTTTGGTAAGTCGATTGGTAAGCATCAGCTTGTTCAGCAAATGATTGCTAATATGGAGGCTGGTTATCAAATGAGCCGCCTACTTGTTTATCGAGCAGGTGACATGAAAAACAAAGGACTGCGCAATACGCGTGAAACGTCGTTGGCAAAGTGGCAGGCTTGTGATTTCGCCAATAAAGCAGCGGATGATGCCTTCCAAATTCATGGAGCTTATGGTTATTCGGATGAATACCCAGTTGCTCGGTTCCTACGCAATTCGAAGGCGCCTGTCATTTACGAAGGAACGCGTGAAATCCATACGATTATGCAGGCGGAATATGTGCTTGGCTATCGGGAGGATAAGAAGTTGAACAATATGTTGCCGGAATGGCCGTTTGAGTGA
- a CDS encoding AIM24 family protein has product MGKYTISEFVKKTKQVEQVRENFDLETPRILEVNLTDQVWAKTGSMISYTGQIKFERERMLEHGVGMMFKKALTGEGTSLMKATGNGRLYLADQGKKITIFDLNNESITVNGNDLLAFEPSIDWDIKLMRKVAGMMSGGLFNVTLQGKGKVAITTHFEPLTLLVRPGESVITDPNATVAWSGHLTPEFRTDVSFRTFIGRGSGESIQMEFKGEGFVIIQPYEEVYMTGNSSS; this is encoded by the coding sequence GTGGGTAAGTATACGATTAGTGAATTCGTTAAAAAAACGAAGCAGGTTGAGCAAGTAAGAGAGAATTTCGATTTAGAAACACCTCGTATTTTGGAGGTCAATTTAACGGACCAGGTGTGGGCGAAGACGGGTTCAATGATTTCCTATACGGGTCAAATTAAATTCGAACGGGAAAGAATGCTGGAGCATGGCGTGGGCATGATGTTCAAGAAAGCACTCACGGGTGAGGGAACTTCATTGATGAAGGCAACGGGAAATGGGCGTCTCTACTTGGCGGATCAAGGTAAAAAGATCACAATTTTCGACTTGAATAATGAGTCAATTACAGTCAATGGCAATGACCTTCTGGCATTCGAGCCAAGTATTGACTGGGATATTAAACTGATGCGTAAAGTGGCAGGGATGATGTCCGGTGGATTGTTTAACGTGACATTACAGGGCAAAGGGAAGGTTGCTATCACCACCCATTTTGAGCCATTAACGCTACTCGTCCGTCCGGGAGAGTCTGTCATTACGGATCCCAATGCAACTGTAGCTTGGTCTGGTCACTTAACGCCGGAATTCCGCACAGACGTTAGTTTTAGAACATTCATTGGTCGTGGTAGCGGGGAATCCATTCAAATGGAGTTTAAAGGTGAAGGTTTTGTTATCATTCAACCGTATGAAGAAGTGTATATGACGGGCAATAGTTCTTCCTAA